Proteins found in one Miscanthus floridulus cultivar M001 chromosome 4, ASM1932011v1, whole genome shotgun sequence genomic segment:
- the LOC136551784 gene encoding WRKY transcription factor WRKY62-like, with product MAMDSDGECSSPTASAAGLLPLFGPPLPQPESLEEKLRRVSEENRRLAAALDSILAADRSNPPRALATSPPAQQGNAALTHAAVGVTAEPRPRLRTVRARAEPADADANHLKDGYQWRKYGQKVTRDNPYPRAYFRCAYAPSCPVKKKVQRSADDNLMLVATYEGDHNHEQRAQSEYVNDASTSQQQHQAGSSSSLPCSIISINSLGRTITLGLADQRQPGSSSNAEAVVVGEIVTPELRKVLVDKLVSLLKNDSEFIESLASAVADRVMERIPAAGHIF from the exons ATGGCCATGGACAGCGACGGCGAGTGCTCGTCCCCCACCGCCAGCGCCGCCGGGCTTCTGCCCCTCTTCGGCCCGCCACTGCCGCAG CCAGAGAGCCTGGAGGAGAAGCTGAGGCGGGTGAGCGAAGAGAACCGGAGGCTGGCCGCCGCGCTGGACTCCATACTCGCCGCCGACCGCTCCAACCCGCCGCGAGCACTCGCCACGTCGCCGCCGGCCCAGCAGGGCAATGCGGCTTTGACCCACGCGGCCGTCGGCGTCACCGCGGAGCCGCGGCCCAGGCTGCGGACGGTGCGCGCGCGCGCTGAGCCGGCCGACGCCGACGCCAACCACCTCAAGGACGGCTACCAGTGGCGCAAGTACGGCCAGAAGGTGACGCGCGACAACCCCTACCCGAGAGCCTACTTCCGCTGCGCCTACGCTCCCTCCTGCCCCGTCAAGAAGAAG GTGCAAAGAAGTGCAGATGACAACTTGATGCTTGTGGCGACGTACGAGGGTGACCACAACCACGAGCAACGTGCCCAGAGCGAGTACGTCAATGACGCATCGACGAGCCAGCAGCAACACCAGGCcgggtcgtcgtcgtcgctgccGTGCTCCATCATCTCCATCAATTCGCTGGGCCGGACGATCACCCTCGGCCTGGCGGACCAAAGGCAGCCGGGATCGAGTTCGAATGCTGAGGCGGTCGTCGTCGGCGAGATTGTAACGCCTGAGCTTCGGAAGGTTTTGGTGGACAAGCTCGTGAGTTTGCTCAAGAATGATTCCGAGTTCATCGAGTCGCTGGCCAGCGCCGTGGCTGATAGGGTGATGGAGAGAATACCAGCAGCAGGGCACATATTCTga